TATTTTGAGTGGGAAGGTGAAATTCTGCTCGATTTAAATTATGATGAATATTATGGTTGGGCACCTGATATGGGAGCTTTTGAATGGGCTGGAACTTCTGTTAATGAAGAATTGATAATTAATAATGAAAGAATTAGATTATCTAATTATCCTAATCCTTTCGATGCGGAAACTACAATATCATTTAATCTTACCGCAGAGGACGGAGAGAACGCAGAGATAATAATATACAACATCAAAGGGCAAAAAGTAAAAACTTTGGAGTGCGGCAATTATTTTGACGCCAAAGCGACGGACACTCTTCACCACATAATCTGGGATGGAAAAGATGAAAACAATAAACCTGTTTCCTCAGGAATCTATTTTTATCAAATAAAAGCAGGTAAGTTTTCTGCAAACAGAAAAATGATTTTAATGCACTAAAAAAACTTGCCAAATTTTGGGATTTCAGCAATTTGAAATTGAGAAAACATGGGAATATCCAAGTTTTTTCCGGCTGTTTTCCGGTCTGAAGGGATTCCAACTTACCGAAGATTCCACAAAGTCGAAATATTCGGAAGTTTCAAAAAGGAGGTTATGATGAAGTTAGCATTATTTGTGCTTATACTTATCCCTTTTTTTTTAACTGCTCAATGGAGCGATGATCCATTTCAGAATTCACAAGTAACAGATCTGGCAGGAGAACAGGTCATTCCCAAAATCGCATCCAATGAAGGGATCACCTATATTGGCTGGTTCTCTTTAGAGAATGGAAATTACAATGTTCGCTTACAGAAACTTGATTCCCAGGGATATGAGCAATGGGAACACAACGGTTTATTGATCAGTGATCAT
This genomic interval from Candidatus Cloacimonadota bacterium contains the following:
- a CDS encoding T9SS type A sorting domain-containing protein, which gives rise to YFEWEGEILLDLNYDEYYGWAPDMGAFEWAGTSVNEELIINNERIRLSNYPNPFDAETTISFNLTAEDGENAEIIIYNIKGQKVKTLECGNYFDAKATDTLHHIIWDGKDENNKPVSSGIYFYQIKAGKFSANRKMILMH